From a single Micromonospora pallida genomic region:
- the panC gene encoding pantoate--beta-alanine ligase, producing MTEVVHTRADLARARGALTGTVGVVMTMGALHSGHESLLRAAREQADHVLVTIFVNPLQFGPNEDFDRYPRTLDADLEVCRRAGADLVFAPSVADMYPDGPPHVRLEPGHLGGELEGESRPGFFHGVLTVVLKLLQLTRADLTFFGEKDYQQLTLVRRMVRDLEVPVRVVGVPTVREPDGLALSSRNRYLSPAERVTARSLSAALHAGSLAASDGATAADALAAAHAAFDKVGGSGAELDYLVLTDPDLEPGPLTGPARLLIAARVGTTRLIDNMAIRLDPR from the coding sequence ATGACCGAGGTGGTGCACACCCGGGCGGACCTGGCCCGGGCGCGGGGCGCGCTGACCGGCACGGTCGGGGTGGTGATGACCATGGGCGCGCTGCACTCCGGGCACGAGTCGCTGCTCAGGGCCGCCCGGGAGCAGGCCGACCACGTCCTGGTGACGATCTTCGTCAACCCGTTGCAGTTCGGCCCGAACGAGGACTTCGACCGGTACCCGCGCACCCTCGACGCGGACCTCGAGGTGTGCCGGCGGGCCGGGGCGGACCTGGTCTTCGCCCCCTCGGTCGCGGACATGTACCCGGACGGGCCACCCCACGTACGGCTCGAGCCGGGGCACCTCGGCGGCGAGTTGGAGGGGGAGAGCCGGCCCGGCTTCTTCCACGGGGTGCTCACCGTGGTCCTGAAGCTGCTCCAGCTCACCCGGGCCGACCTCACCTTCTTCGGGGAGAAGGACTACCAGCAGCTCACCCTGGTCCGGCGGATGGTCCGCGACCTCGAGGTGCCGGTCCGGGTCGTCGGCGTACCGACGGTGCGCGAGCCGGACGGGCTGGCCCTGTCCAGCCGCAACCGCTACCTGTCCCCGGCCGAGCGGGTCACCGCGCGGAGCCTCTCCGCCGCACTGCACGCCGGCTCGCTGGCCGCCTCGGACGGTGCGACCGCCGCCGACGCGCTGGCCGCCGCCCACGCCGCCTTCGACAAGGTCGGCGGCTCCGGCGCGGAACTGGACTATCTGGTGCTCACCGACCCCGACCTGGAACCCGGTCCGCTCACCGGCCCGGCCCGGCTGCTGATCGCGGCCCGGGTCGGCACCACCCGGCTCATCGACAACATGGCGATCCGGCTCGATCCCCGCTGA
- a CDS encoding type III pantothenate kinase, with protein sequence MLLCIDIGNTNTVLATFDGDRLVHSWRVKTDARSTADELGLMFRGLLAGDAVEITGVAACSTVPAALRSLRTMLARYYGDLPSVVVEPGVRTGVQLAIDNPKEVGSDRVVNTLAAYTLYGGPSIVVDFGTTTNFDVISGRGEFLGGAFAPGIEISFDALAARAAQLRKVEATKPRSVIGKNTVECLQSGLYFGFAGQVDRIVDRMTEELGEVKAVIATGGLAPLVINECRTITHHEPMITLIGLRLVYERNV encoded by the coding sequence GTGCTGCTCTGCATCGACATCGGAAACACCAACACCGTGCTGGCCACCTTCGACGGCGACCGGCTGGTGCACTCCTGGCGGGTCAAGACCGACGCCCGCTCGACCGCCGACGAGCTGGGCCTGATGTTCCGGGGCCTGCTCGCCGGGGACGCGGTGGAGATCACCGGGGTGGCCGCCTGTTCCACCGTGCCGGCTGCGCTCCGCTCGCTGCGGACCATGCTGGCCCGCTACTACGGCGACCTGCCCAGCGTGGTCGTCGAGCCAGGGGTGCGGACCGGGGTGCAGCTCGCCATCGACAACCCCAAGGAGGTCGGCTCCGACCGGGTGGTCAACACGCTCGCCGCGTACACCCTCTACGGCGGCCCGTCGATCGTGGTGGACTTCGGCACCACCACCAACTTCGACGTGATCAGCGGGCGGGGCGAGTTCCTGGGCGGGGCGTTCGCCCCCGGGATCGAGATCTCCTTCGACGCGCTCGCCGCCCGCGCCGCCCAGCTCCGCAAGGTCGAGGCGACGAAGCCCCGGTCGGTGATCGGCAAGAACACCGTGGAGTGCCTCCAGTCCGGCCTCTACTTCGGCTTCGCCGGGCAGGTGGACCGGATCGTCGACCGGATGACCGAGGAGTTGGGCGAGGTCAAGGCGGTGATCGCCACCGGCGGGTTGGCTCCGCTGGTGATCAACGAGTGCCGCACCATCACCCACCACGAGCCGATGATCACCCTCATCGGCCTCCGCCTCGTCTACGAGCGGAACGTCTGA
- a CDS encoding glycine betaine ABC transporter substrate-binding protein, whose product MMRARTRLAIGAVGALAAAGFLTACGDAGSSGTEAPEAAASGAGCAPVAGDQLVVLEDDKKLQNTDNVIPAINAKAANPQLIAALDKVSAVLDTPKLVALNKAVDVDRKTPEAAAEEFATANNLTDGIAKGPGGPIVVGAANFSESQTLAELYRIALTAAGYQVKVQQVGNRELYEPALEKGDIQVFPEYAATLAEFLNKKANGKDAPEVSSPDLDKTVAALKTAGEKAGLTFGAPSAAQDQNAFAVTKAFSDKYGVTTLTQLAEKCSGADTVLAGPPECPERTKCQAGLVQVYDFKAGSFSSLDAAGPQTKNALKTGAASVGLVLSSDGALAVS is encoded by the coding sequence ATGATGCGCGCGCGTACTCGACTGGCCATCGGCGCGGTGGGCGCCCTTGCCGCAGCGGGATTCCTCACCGCCTGCGGCGACGCGGGCTCCTCTGGCACCGAGGCGCCGGAGGCAGCGGCCTCCGGTGCGGGCTGCGCCCCGGTCGCCGGCGACCAGTTGGTCGTCCTCGAGGACGACAAGAAGCTCCAGAACACCGACAACGTCATTCCGGCGATCAACGCCAAAGCGGCGAACCCGCAGCTCATCGCCGCCCTCGACAAGGTTTCGGCGGTGCTGGACACGCCGAAGCTGGTCGCGCTCAACAAGGCCGTCGACGTGGACCGCAAGACGCCCGAGGCGGCGGCCGAGGAGTTCGCCACGGCGAACAACCTGACCGACGGCATCGCCAAGGGACCGGGTGGCCCGATCGTGGTCGGGGCGGCCAACTTCAGCGAGAGCCAGACCCTCGCCGAGCTGTACCGGATCGCGCTCACCGCTGCCGGATACCAGGTCAAGGTGCAGCAGGTCGGCAACCGTGAGCTGTACGAGCCGGCCCTGGAGAAGGGCGATATCCAGGTGTTCCCGGAGTATGCGGCGACCCTGGCCGAGTTCCTCAACAAGAAGGCCAACGGCAAGGACGCCCCAGAGGTCTCCTCGCCCGACCTGGACAAGACCGTCGCCGCCCTCAAGACGGCTGGCGAGAAGGCCGGTCTGACCTTCGGTGCGCCCTCGGCCGCCCAGGACCAGAACGCCTTCGCGGTCACCAAGGCGTTCTCCGACAAGTACGGTGTGACAACCCTCACCCAGCTCGCTGAGAAGTGCTCCGGTGCCGACACCGTGCTCGCCGGCCCGCCGGAGTGCCCGGAGCGAACGAAGTGCCAGGCCGGCCTGGTCCAGGTCTACGACTTCAAGGCCGGCTCGTTCAGCTCGCTGGACGCCGCCGGACCGCAGACCAAGAACGCCCTGAAGACCGGTGCCGCCAGCGTGGGCCTGGTCCTCTCCTCGGACGGGGCGCTCGCGGTCAGCTGA
- a CDS encoding SAM-dependent methyltransferase — translation MGTGWRAAMTTALYGPDGFFVAGAGPAAHFRTSVHASPVFGAALLRLVERVDAALGRPARLDVVDVGAGRGELLTTLARLAADRTAGGAGGRQSPTTGAATSGDQPTDGNGVDQPTEDAGGSGQPLADRLRLTAVEVASRPPGLTAAVDWRDRAPAGVTGLLLATEWLDNVPLDVAVATDDGWRTVLVDAAGVESVGGPVDPADAEWLATWWPDPAPGSRAEIGRTRDVAWAEAVGAVDRGLALAVDYGHLRADRPIAGTLTGYRAGRQVPPVPDGSCDLTAHVAVDAAGDAGSAVAGTPYALLGQREALRSLGADGGRPPLALAATDPAGYVRALAAASAVAELTEPAGLGGHWWLLQPVGIPAPLAGSGPPPPPRS, via the coding sequence ATGGGCACCGGTTGGCGGGCGGCGATGACCACGGCGCTCTACGGCCCCGACGGTTTCTTCGTGGCCGGCGCCGGTCCGGCGGCGCACTTCCGGACCAGCGTGCACGCGTCCCCGGTGTTCGGCGCGGCGCTGCTGCGGCTGGTCGAGCGGGTCGACGCGGCGCTCGGGCGTCCCGCCCGGCTCGACGTGGTGGACGTCGGCGCGGGACGGGGTGAACTGCTCACCACCCTCGCCCGGCTCGCCGCCGACCGCACGGCGGGTGGGGCCGGTGGCCGGCAGTCGCCGACCACCGGTGCGGCCACCAGCGGCGACCAGCCGACGGACGGGAACGGCGTGGACCAGCCGACGGAGGATGCCGGTGGGTCGGGGCAGCCGTTGGCCGATCGGCTCCGACTCACCGCAGTCGAGGTGGCGTCCCGGCCGCCCGGGCTCACCGCCGCCGTCGACTGGCGGGATCGCGCGCCGGCGGGCGTCACCGGGTTGCTGCTGGCCACCGAGTGGCTGGACAACGTGCCGCTGGACGTGGCGGTGGCCACCGACGACGGCTGGCGCACCGTGCTGGTCGACGCGGCCGGCGTCGAGTCCGTCGGCGGGCCGGTCGACCCGGCCGACGCCGAGTGGCTGGCGACCTGGTGGCCGGACCCGGCCCCAGGGAGCCGGGCCGAGATCGGGCGGACCCGGGACGTGGCCTGGGCGGAGGCGGTAGGCGCCGTCGACCGGGGACTCGCCCTGGCCGTCGACTACGGCCACCTGCGCGCCGACCGTCCGATCGCCGGGACGCTGACCGGATACCGGGCCGGTCGACAGGTGCCGCCGGTGCCGGACGGCTCCTGCGACCTCACCGCACACGTCGCCGTGGACGCGGCCGGCGACGCCGGCTCGGCGGTGGCCGGTACGCCGTACGCGCTGCTCGGTCAGCGGGAGGCACTGCGGTCGCTCGGGGCCGACGGTGGTCGCCCACCCCTGGCCCTGGCCGCCACCGATCCGGCCGGGTACGTCCGCGCGCTCGCCGCCGCGTCGGCCGTCGCCGAGCTGACCGAGCCGGCCGGGCTGGGCGGACACTGGTGGCTGTTGCAGCCGGTGGGCATCCCCGCGCCGTTGGCGGGGTCCGGGCCACCACCGCCACCCCGGTCCTGA
- a CDS encoding Rossmann-like and DUF2520 domain-containing protein: protein MSASLRPRPGAPTGSAVEPPGHLPVLPRHLTVGVIGAGRVGAVLGAALTAAGHRVVAAAGVSAASTARIARLLPDARRRSVLAVARAATDLLLVAVPDDALTAVVTGLAESGVLRAGQVVAHTSGAYGLGVLAPAVEVGARPLALHPAMTFTGTPDDLDRLPGVSYGVTAPPELRTLATRLVADLDGVPEWIDEADRSLYHAALAHGANHLVTLVNEAADRLRDAGVDEPARVLAPLLRAALENALRLGDDALTGPVSRGDAGTVQRHLERLTATAPDSVGAYLALARRTADRAIAAGRLRPVDAESLLGVLGGATNREAVA from the coding sequence ATGAGCGCATCACTGCGCCCGCGCCCCGGCGCGCCCACCGGCAGCGCCGTCGAACCGCCGGGCCACCTCCCCGTTCTTCCCCGCCATCTCACCGTCGGCGTGATCGGTGCCGGCCGGGTCGGTGCGGTGCTGGGTGCGGCGCTCACCGCCGCCGGTCACCGGGTGGTCGCCGCCGCCGGTGTCTCCGCCGCCTCCACCGCCCGGATCGCCCGGTTGTTGCCCGACGCCCGACGCCGGTCGGTGCTGGCGGTCGCTCGCGCCGCCACCGACCTGCTGCTGGTGGCGGTCCCGGACGACGCGCTCACCGCCGTGGTGACCGGTCTCGCCGAGAGCGGCGTCCTGCGCGCCGGCCAGGTGGTCGCGCACACCTCCGGCGCGTACGGGTTGGGCGTGCTCGCCCCGGCCGTCGAGGTGGGGGCCCGGCCGCTGGCGCTGCACCCCGCGATGACCTTCACCGGTACGCCCGACGACCTCGACCGCCTGCCCGGCGTCTCGTATGGGGTGACCGCCCCGCCGGAGCTGCGGACACTGGCCACCCGTCTGGTCGCCGACCTCGACGGTGTGCCGGAGTGGATCGACGAGGCGGACCGGTCGCTCTACCACGCGGCCCTGGCGCACGGCGCCAACCACCTGGTCACCCTGGTCAACGAGGCGGCCGACCGGCTGCGCGACGCCGGGGTGGACGAGCCGGCCCGGGTGCTCGCCCCGTTGCTGCGGGCGGCGCTGGAGAACGCCCTGCGGCTCGGGGACGACGCGTTGACCGGTCCGGTGTCACGCGGGGACGCCGGCACGGTCCAGCGGCACCTCGAGCGGTTGACGGCGACCGCGCCGGACTCGGTCGGGGCGTACCTGGCTCTGGCCCGGCGTACCGCCGACCGGGCGATCGCCGCCGGCCGGCTCCGGCCGGTCGACGCGGAGTCGCTGCTCGGGGTGCTGGGCGGCGCGACGAACCGGGAGGCAGTGGCATGA
- the panD gene encoding aspartate 1-decarboxylase, with amino-acid sequence MYRTMLKSKIHRATVTQADLHYVGSVTVDQDLLDAADLLPGEQVAIVDITNGARLETYVIPGERGSGVIGINGAAAHLVHPGDLVILISYGQMDDAEARTYQPRVVHVDADNRVIELGVDPAGVAPGMVGDPVRGDVLAVR; translated from the coding sequence ATGTACCGCACCATGCTGAAGTCGAAGATCCACCGGGCCACGGTGACCCAGGCCGACCTGCACTACGTCGGCTCGGTGACCGTGGACCAGGATCTCCTCGACGCCGCCGACCTGCTCCCCGGTGAGCAGGTGGCGATCGTGGACATCACCAACGGCGCGCGGTTGGAGACCTACGTCATCCCCGGCGAGCGGGGCAGCGGCGTGATCGGCATCAACGGGGCCGCCGCGCACCTGGTGCACCCCGGTGACCTGGTCATCCTCATCTCGTACGGGCAGATGGACGACGCCGAGGCGCGGACGTACCAGCCCCGGGTGGTGCACGTCGACGCCGACAACCGGGTGATCGAGCTGGGTGTCGACCCGGCCGGGGTGGCCCCGGGCATGGTCGGTGACCCGGTACGCGGAGACGTGCTCGCCGTCCGCTGA
- a CDS encoding NADH-quinone oxidoreductase subunit D, whose translation MSGMTTDAGSLRELTVGTGTGLDTADMVLNIGPQHPSTHGVLRLKLVLDGERVVACEPIIGYMHRGAEKLFEVRDYRQIIVLANRHDWLSAFSNELGVVLAVERLMGLEVPERAVWLRTALAELNRVLNHLMFLGSYPLEIGAITPMFYAFRERETLQAVMEEVSGGRIHYMFNRVGGLKEEVPAGWTRRARAAIDEVRRRLPDLDNLIRRNEIFLARTVGVGVLSAADAAAFGASGPVARASGLDLDLRRDEPYLAYGELDVPVVTRTTGDCHARFEVLLDQVYVSLDLAQRCLDRVDQLTGPVNTRLPKVVKAPEGHTYAWTENPLGINGYYLVSRGEKTPWRLKLRTASYANVQALATLIPGCLVPDLVAILGSMFFVVGDVDK comes from the coding sequence ATGTCGGGCATGACCACCGACGCCGGGAGCCTGCGTGAGTTGACCGTCGGCACCGGGACGGGTCTGGACACCGCCGACATGGTGCTGAACATCGGCCCGCAGCACCCCTCCACCCACGGAGTGCTCCGGTTGAAACTGGTGCTCGACGGCGAACGGGTGGTCGCCTGCGAGCCGATCATCGGGTACATGCACCGGGGCGCCGAGAAGCTCTTCGAGGTCCGCGACTACCGGCAGATCATCGTGCTGGCCAACCGGCACGACTGGCTGTCGGCCTTCTCCAACGAGCTGGGCGTGGTACTCGCCGTCGAACGGCTGATGGGGCTGGAGGTGCCGGAGCGGGCGGTCTGGCTGCGGACCGCGCTCGCCGAGCTGAACCGGGTGCTCAACCACCTGATGTTCCTCGGGTCCTACCCGCTGGAGATCGGCGCGATCACGCCGATGTTCTACGCCTTCCGGGAACGGGAGACGCTCCAGGCGGTCATGGAAGAGGTCTCCGGCGGCCGGATCCACTACATGTTCAACCGGGTCGGCGGGCTCAAAGAGGAGGTGCCGGCCGGCTGGACGCGCCGCGCCCGCGCGGCCATCGACGAGGTACGCCGCCGCCTGCCCGACCTGGACAACCTGATCCGGCGCAACGAGATCTTCCTGGCCCGTACGGTCGGGGTCGGGGTGCTGTCCGCCGCCGACGCCGCCGCGTTCGGCGCGTCCGGCCCGGTCGCCCGCGCCTCCGGGCTCGACCTCGACCTGCGCCGGGACGAGCCGTACCTCGCCTACGGCGAACTGGACGTCCCGGTGGTCACCCGCACCACCGGGGACTGCCACGCCCGCTTCGAGGTGCTGCTCGACCAGGTGTACGTCTCACTCGATCTCGCCCAGCGGTGTCTGGACCGGGTGGACCAACTGACCGGACCGGTCAACACCCGGCTGCCGAAGGTGGTCAAGGCACCGGAGGGGCACACCTACGCCTGGACCGAGAACCCACTCGGCATCAACGGCTACTACCTGGTCTCCCGGGGCGAGAAGACGCCGTGGCGGCTGAAGCTGCGCACGGCGTCGTACGCCAACGTGCAGGCGCTGGCCACCCTGATCCCCGGCTGCCTGGTCCCCGATCTCGTCGCGATCCTCGGCTCGATGTTCTTCGTCGTCGGCGACGTCGACAAGTAG
- a CDS encoding class I SAM-dependent methyltransferase yields MVNPTQALSFGPAAAEYDRYRPRYPERALRWALADLTVPARVVDLGAGTGILTRGVRALGHQVTPVEPDPGMRATLADVTPGVTALSGSAEAVPLPDGTADAVLVGQAYHWFDRDRAHAEIARVLRPGGTFAPIWNSRDESVDWVAELGRIAGWHDIAGDLVEEITDFGPAFGPVELFEVAHRITRTLDEVVGMLRTRSSYLTAGAAERARVDRELRALFAEHPDLAGRTTLDLPYRTLTFRAHRS; encoded by the coding sequence ATGGTGAACCCCACGCAGGCCCTGTCGTTCGGCCCCGCCGCCGCCGAGTACGACCGGTACCGCCCCCGTTATCCGGAGCGGGCGCTGCGCTGGGCGCTGGCCGACCTGACCGTCCCGGCCCGGGTGGTCGACCTCGGCGCCGGCACCGGCATCCTCACCCGCGGGGTACGGGCGCTCGGCCACCAGGTGACCCCGGTGGAACCCGACCCGGGCATGCGGGCGACCCTGGCCGACGTCACCCCGGGCGTGACCGCGTTGTCCGGCAGCGCCGAGGCGGTACCGCTGCCGGACGGGACGGCGGACGCGGTGCTGGTGGGTCAGGCGTACCACTGGTTCGACCGGGACCGGGCGCACGCCGAGATCGCGCGGGTGCTCCGGCCGGGCGGGACGTTCGCCCCAATCTGGAACAGCCGGGACGAGAGCGTCGACTGGGTGGCCGAACTGGGACGGATCGCCGGCTGGCACGACATTGCCGGTGACCTGGTCGAGGAGATCACCGACTTCGGCCCGGCCTTCGGGCCGGTGGAGCTGTTCGAGGTCGCGCACCGGATCACGCGCACCCTGGACGAGGTGGTCGGGATGCTGCGTACCCGGTCGTCGTACCTGACCGCCGGGGCGGCCGAGCGGGCGCGGGTCGACCGGGAGCTGCGCGCCCTCTTCGCCGAGCACCCGGACCTGGCCGGCCGGACCACCCTCGACCTGCCCTACCGCACCCTCACCTTCCGCGCCCACCGCTCCTGA
- a CDS encoding L-aspartate oxidase yields MELSTVALPRVPDLLAAPAPGWVETTDVIVVGSGVAGLTAALHLREAGLHVTVVTKVSIDEGSTRWAQGGIAAVLDPADTPAAHAYDTEVAGVGLCDPAAVRVLVEEGPARLRELMRIGAEFDRHPDGSLMLTREGGHRADRIVHAGGDATGAEVQRALHAAVRRDPWIRLVEHALVLDLLRAPGAGPGGLGRACGITLHVLGEGSEDGVGAILARAVVLATGGMGQIFAATTNPAVSTGDGVALAMRAGADVTDVEFVQFHPTALIVPEHARVPGAGHAQQPLVSEALRGEGAYLVDADGKRFMVGQHELAELAPRDVVAKGIHRVLLATGTDQVYLDARHLGGAHLARRFPTIVASCLAIGVDPATDLIPVAPAAHYASGGVRTDLHGHTSIPGLYACGEVACTGVHGANRLASNSLLEGLVFSRRIAEDIARSLPEQAQPAPTGAWCGGGGWVVPPEVTPVLQRAMTRGAGVLRSAETLAATAATLTELGTGRSAPRTASWEATNLVTVASTLVAAAYARRETRGCHWREDFPTADETWRGHLVGSIGADGRLTQRWQGPA; encoded by the coding sequence ATGGAGCTGTCGACCGTCGCGCTGCCCCGCGTTCCCGACCTGCTGGCCGCGCCCGCGCCCGGATGGGTGGAGACCACGGACGTGATCGTGGTCGGGTCCGGGGTCGCCGGGCTGACTGCCGCGCTGCACCTGCGGGAGGCGGGGCTGCACGTCACCGTCGTCACCAAGGTCAGCATCGACGAGGGCTCGACCCGCTGGGCGCAGGGTGGCATCGCCGCGGTGCTCGACCCGGCGGACACCCCGGCCGCGCACGCGTACGACACCGAGGTCGCCGGGGTGGGGCTCTGCGACCCGGCGGCGGTGCGGGTGCTGGTGGAGGAGGGGCCGGCCCGGCTGCGGGAGCTGATGCGGATCGGGGCCGAGTTCGACCGGCACCCGGACGGCTCGCTGATGCTGACCCGGGAGGGCGGGCACCGGGCCGACCGGATCGTGCACGCCGGCGGGGACGCCACCGGTGCGGAGGTCCAGCGGGCCCTGCACGCCGCGGTCCGCCGTGACCCGTGGATCCGACTGGTCGAGCACGCCCTGGTGCTGGACCTTCTCCGTGCCCCCGGGGCCGGCCCTGGCGGGCTCGGCCGGGCCTGCGGGATCACCCTGCACGTGCTCGGCGAGGGGAGCGAGGACGGCGTCGGCGCGATCCTGGCCCGCGCGGTCGTCCTGGCCACCGGCGGCATGGGCCAGATCTTCGCCGCGACCACCAACCCGGCCGTGTCGACCGGGGACGGCGTCGCGCTGGCCATGCGGGCCGGAGCGGACGTCACCGACGTGGAGTTCGTCCAGTTCCACCCGACCGCGCTGATCGTCCCGGAACACGCCCGGGTGCCCGGGGCCGGGCACGCCCAGCAGCCGTTGGTCTCCGAGGCGCTGCGCGGCGAGGGCGCGTACCTGGTCGACGCCGACGGCAAGCGGTTCATGGTGGGGCAGCACGAGCTGGCCGAGCTGGCCCCCCGGGACGTGGTGGCCAAGGGCATCCACCGGGTGCTGCTGGCCACCGGCACGGACCAGGTCTACCTCGACGCCCGGCACCTCGGCGGCGCCCACCTGGCCCGCCGCTTTCCGACCATCGTGGCCTCCTGTCTGGCCATCGGGGTGGACCCGGCGACCGATCTGATCCCGGTCGCCCCGGCCGCCCACTACGCGTCGGGCGGCGTCCGTACGGACCTGCACGGCCACACCTCCATCCCCGGCCTGTACGCCTGCGGCGAGGTGGCCTGCACCGGGGTGCACGGCGCCAACCGGCTGGCCAGCAACTCGCTGCTGGAGGGGCTGGTCTTCTCCCGCCGGATCGCCGAGGACATCGCCCGCAGCCTGCCGGAACAGGCGCAGCCCGCGCCGACCGGCGCGTGGTGCGGCGGGGGCGGCTGGGTCGTGCCGCCGGAGGTGACGCCGGTGCTGCAACGGGCGATGACCCGGGGAGCCGGGGTGCTCCGCTCGGCGGAGACGCTGGCCGCGACGGCGGCGACGCTGACCGAACTCGGCACGGGACGGAGCGCGCCCCGGACGGCGAGTTGGGAGGCGACGAACCTGGTGACAGTGGCGTCGACGCTGGTCGCCGCCGCCTACGCCCGCCGGGAGACCCGGGGCTGCCACTGGCGGGAGGACTTCCCGACCGCCGACGAGACGTGGCGTGGCCACCTGGTCGGGTCGATCGGGGCGGACGGCCGGCTGACCCAGCGGTGGCAGGGACCTGCATGA
- the nadC gene encoding carboxylating nicotinate-nucleotide diphosphorylase — MRESTQQALREGGLDPAEVRRIVESALREDLGPEFRDVTSVATIPAEQTDTADLVARADGVVAGLAVAAAVFELVGPLTGESRTVGVSLVAADGARVARGDVLATVTGPTRLLLTAERTALNLLCRMSGVATHTRAWADALGGTKAMVLDTRKTTPGLRLLEKYAVRAGGGTNKRMGLYDVAMIKDNHKFAAGGIAAAYRRVREAFPGVAVQVEVDTPAEALEAVEAGADFLLLDNMSPATLVEVVAAVGDRAELEATGGLTLDVAAEYAATGVDYLSVGALTHSSPILDIALDLRTA; from the coding sequence ATGAGGGAGTCGACCCAGCAGGCGCTGCGGGAGGGCGGGCTCGATCCGGCGGAGGTCCGGCGGATCGTCGAGTCCGCGCTGCGTGAGGACCTCGGCCCGGAGTTCCGGGACGTGACCAGTGTCGCCACCATTCCGGCCGAGCAGACCGACACCGCCGACCTGGTGGCCCGGGCGGACGGGGTGGTCGCCGGGCTGGCCGTGGCCGCGGCCGTGTTCGAGCTGGTCGGGCCGCTGACCGGCGAGAGCCGTACGGTCGGGGTGTCCCTGGTGGCCGCCGACGGCGCGCGGGTGGCGCGCGGCGACGTGCTGGCGACGGTGACCGGCCCGACCCGGCTGCTGCTGACCGCCGAGCGGACGGCGCTCAACCTGCTCTGCCGGATGTCCGGGGTGGCCACCCACACCCGGGCCTGGGCGGACGCGCTGGGCGGAACGAAGGCGATGGTGCTGGACACCCGGAAGACCACCCCGGGGCTGCGCTTGCTGGAGAAGTACGCGGTCCGCGCCGGGGGCGGCACGAACAAGCGGATGGGCCTGTACGACGTCGCGATGATCAAGGACAACCACAAGTTCGCGGCCGGGGGCATCGCCGCCGCGTACCGGCGGGTCCGGGAGGCGTTCCCCGGGGTGGCGGTGCAGGTGGAGGTGGACACCCCGGCCGAGGCGCTGGAGGCGGTCGAGGCCGGCGCGGACTTCCTGCTGCTGGACAACATGTCCCCGGCGACCCTGGTCGAGGTGGTCGCCGCGGTTGGCGACCGGGCGGAACTGGAGGCGACCGGCGGGCTGACCCTCGACGTCGCCGCCGAGTACGCCGCCACCGGCGTCGACTACCTCTCGGTGGGCGCGCTGACCCACTCCTCGCCGATCCTGGACATCGCGCTGGACCTGCGGACGGCGTGA
- a CDS encoding septum formation family protein: MSGIFRCSRRGRRAGRSLAAAVLAATLLAGCASSDGLDGDLVDDWAALAAPGPFVPPAGVCQVADFADVVPLATFTPVDCGVPHRVETAHVGTFPPAVTAVPAVDSPPMRGAFADCDTRASAYVGDEWRAGRLRLGVALPSKVGWTSGARWYRCDLTEVDTVERDGRTVLRSGSLRDALKGPSPLRLGCQSARTGPELGVQAVTPADCAKAHNAEFAGVWKAPDTPFPVKPADWAPLYAGCRSVLARYAGLPADDYLRFRVDVVVRPPGAGRWKAGDRGVRCYLWLSDRTVTRSLKGAGPTALPIRTR, encoded by the coding sequence ATGAGCGGGATTTTCCGCTGTTCCCGGCGCGGGCGTCGGGCGGGGAGGAGCCTGGCCGCAGCGGTGCTGGCGGCCACCCTGCTGGCCGGCTGCGCCAGCTCCGACGGGCTGGACGGTGACCTGGTCGACGACTGGGCCGCCCTGGCCGCGCCCGGACCGTTCGTGCCGCCGGCCGGGGTCTGCCAGGTGGCCGACTTCGCGGACGTGGTCCCGCTCGCCACCTTCACGCCGGTGGACTGCGGCGTCCCACACCGGGTGGAGACCGCGCACGTGGGCACCTTCCCGCCCGCCGTCACTGCCGTCCCGGCCGTCGACTCGCCGCCGATGCGGGGCGCCTTCGCCGACTGCGACACCCGCGCCTCGGCGTACGTGGGGGACGAGTGGCGGGCCGGGCGGCTACGGCTCGGGGTGGCCCTGCCGTCCAAGGTCGGCTGGACGTCCGGTGCCCGCTGGTACCGCTGCGACCTGACCGAGGTCGACACCGTGGAACGTGACGGCCGGACGGTGCTGCGCTCCGGCAGCCTGCGGGACGCCCTGAAGGGACCCTCGCCGCTCCGGCTGGGCTGTCAGAGTGCGCGTACCGGGCCGGAGTTGGGCGTGCAGGCGGTCACCCCGGCCGACTGCGCCAAGGCGCACAACGCCGAGTTCGCCGGGGTGTGGAAGGCCCCCGACACCCCGTTCCCGGTGAAGCCCGCTGACTGGGCTCCGCTCTACGCCGGCTGCCGGTCCGTCCTCGCCCGGTACGCCGGCCTGCCGGCCGACGACTACCTTCGGTTCCGCGTCGACGTGGTGGTACGCCCACCCGGGGCGGGCCGGTGGAAGGCCGGCGACCGGGGCGTCCGCTGCTACCTCTGGCTCAGCGACCGCACGGTGACCCGCTCGCTCAAGGGCGCCGGCCCCACAGCCCTGCCGATCCGCACCCGCTGA